In the Pseudodesulfovibrio sp. JC047 genome, one interval contains:
- a CDS encoding AEC family transporter, translating into MVNFILLCVCFVLGLAIRMAGIVDEKGPAALNAVVIYMSMPALALLYAHSLPMGVELIFPAAMGWIVFAIGYVFFTVLGKIFDWDEKTVVCLTLCVGLGNTSFVGLPMIETFFGQQYIGIGMLCDTGGSFLALAIPGIILAAKVSGAEVNGPMVAKKVLLFPPFLAVVLGIALQPVTYPDWVTGVLTRLGSTLSPLALLSVGMTLSVNSLRGHTRELLWGLGYKLVLAPLIILLLYMVVLGKTDVVTRVTVFEAAMGPMVTGGIIAMSHGVKSSLAVALVGVGTVVSFATLPAWYAVIQLF; encoded by the coding sequence ATGGTAAATTTTATATTGTTATGTGTCTGTTTTGTTTTAGGTTTAGCTATACGTATGGCCGGAATTGTTGATGAGAAAGGACCGGCGGCTTTGAACGCGGTGGTCATTTACATGTCAATGCCTGCATTGGCCTTGTTGTATGCCCATTCCCTTCCCATGGGGGTGGAGTTGATTTTTCCCGCAGCCATGGGCTGGATCGTGTTTGCGATCGGGTACGTTTTCTTTACGGTGTTGGGCAAGATTTTTGATTGGGATGAGAAAACCGTGGTCTGCCTGACGTTGTGTGTGGGCCTTGGCAACACATCCTTTGTCGGATTGCCCATGATCGAAACTTTTTTTGGGCAACAGTATATCGGTATCGGTATGTTGTGTGATACAGGAGGATCGTTTCTGGCATTGGCTATCCCCGGTATCATTTTGGCCGCCAAGGTCTCGGGGGCTGAAGTCAATGGGCCAATGGTGGCAAAAAAGGTCCTTTTGTTCCCGCCGTTTCTCGCGGTGGTGCTCGGTATCGCGCTTCAGCCCGTGACGTATCCTGACTGGGTGACCGGGGTGTTGACGCGCCTGGGGTCCACTCTCAGTCCCTTGGCCCTTTTGTCCGTGGGAATGACGTTGAGTGTGAACTCGCTTCGGGGCCATACTCGGGAATTGTTGTGGGGCTTGGGTTACAAGCTTGTCCTCGCCCCGTTGATTATCCTTCTATTGTATATGGTTGTCTTGGGAAAAACCGATGTTGTCACCCGAGTGACGGTTTTTGAAGCGGCCATGGGACCGATGGTCACGGGTGGTATTATCGCCATGAGTCATGGGGTGAAGTCGTCTTTGGCCGTGGCGTTGGTCGGTGTGGGAACCGTTGTCTCTTTTGCGACATTGCCTGCATGGTATGCGGTGATACAGCTGTTTTAA
- a CDS encoding GAK system XXXCH domain-containing protein encodes MSRGTQFFKHMDDTDLPGFFRELADALENGGTGELTCVDDFKKFKIKGRIDFGQVRLDMKFSSAQECLAPPEIECEECGAFKPAYKDLKKQMKSSFKTLVKMIHEGVEPPRPAVESFLDDAALMVTYAGYGDEYYDAFTAACSTFREAYESGDITRMHTAIDALLHEKGRCHAKYA; translated from the coding sequence ATGAGTCGCGGAACACAATTTTTCAAGCATATGGATGACACCGATCTTCCCGGGTTTTTCCGTGAATTGGCGGATGCCTTGGAAAATGGCGGCACTGGCGAATTGACCTGTGTCGATGATTTCAAGAAGTTCAAGATCAAGGGGCGGATCGACTTTGGTCAGGTCCGCCTCGACATGAAATTTTCGAGTGCTCAGGAGTGTCTCGCACCGCCGGAGATTGAATGCGAAGAGTGCGGGGCGTTCAAGCCTGCATACAAGGATCTCAAGAAACAGATGAAGTCCAGTTTTAAAACGCTGGTCAAAATGATTCATGAAGGGGTTGAACCACCTCGGCCGGCCGTGGAATCCTTTTTGGACGATGCGGCACTCATGGTGACGTATGCCGGATATGGTGATGAATATTATGACGCATTTACCGCAGCGTGTTCGACTTTCAGGGAAGCGTATGAATCGGGTGACATCACGCGGATGCACACCGCGATTGATGCGTTGCTGCATGAAAAGGGACGCTGCCACGCAAAATATGCATAA
- a CDS encoding GAK system CofD-like protein, with the protein MGEHNAVERYRRSPELGPSLFFFSGGSALRETSQALAGLTYNSVHCITPFDSGGSSAVLREAFGIPAVGDIRNRLMALADQSVRGNNGVYALFTHRLSKQASRAELLVELERLASGEHFLMHCITTPVSGVIMEHLHHFLEIMPLDFDLRGASVGNLILTAGYLSHDREMGPVIDMFSTVATLRGLVRPVVDRDLHLVAELEDGTTVLGQHRMTGKEVSPLHAPIQSMWLTDSLETGTPVSPDVDAVIRGYLVTADLICYPPGSLYSSVIANLLPNGVGEAVCENPCPKVFVPSMGHDPEAAGLSVADQARQLLRYLAASGAPDNCRPLDCVVVDSRNGSYPSGVDIPALRDMGLTVEDHQLVTEKSAPYIDGQLLAELLVSLC; encoded by the coding sequence ATGGGAGAGCATAACGCGGTGGAGCGATATAGACGCAGTCCCGAACTCGGGCCGTCCCTTTTCTTTTTCAGCGGGGGATCGGCATTACGGGAAACATCCCAGGCCTTGGCCGGGCTGACGTATAATTCTGTCCATTGCATCACCCCCTTTGATTCCGGTGGCAGTTCTGCCGTACTTCGGGAGGCCTTTGGCATTCCGGCGGTGGGTGATATCCGAAACAGGCTCATGGCTTTGGCCGACCAGTCGGTGCGTGGCAATAACGGTGTGTATGCGCTGTTTACCCATCGACTGAGCAAGCAGGCCAGTCGAGCGGAGTTGCTTGTCGAGCTGGAACGGCTGGCGAGTGGCGAACATTTCTTGATGCATTGCATCACGACACCAGTCAGTGGTGTCATCATGGAGCATTTACACCATTTTTTGGAGATCATGCCCCTGGATTTCGATTTGCGTGGGGCGAGCGTGGGAAATCTCATTCTCACGGCAGGGTATCTTTCGCATGATCGGGAAATGGGACCGGTTATCGACATGTTTTCCACTGTGGCTACCTTGCGCGGGTTGGTCCGTCCTGTCGTGGATAGAGACCTGCATCTGGTGGCGGAATTGGAGGATGGGACAACCGTTCTCGGGCAACATCGCATGACCGGCAAGGAAGTGTCGCCGCTCCATGCTCCGATTCAATCAATGTGGCTGACCGATTCTCTGGAAACCGGCACCCCTGTTTCGCCCGATGTGGACGCCGTGATTCGGGGGTATCTCGTGACCGCAGATTTGATCTGCTACCCGCCGGGCAGTTTGTATTCGAGTGTGATTGCCAATCTCTTGCCCAACGGGGTGGGGGAAGCGGTCTGCGAAAATCCGTGTCCCAAGGTTTTTGTTCCAAGCATGGGGCACGACCCGGAGGCCGCAGGGCTGTCCGTGGCTGACCAGGCTCGTCAATTGCTTCGGTATCTTGCGGCCAGTGGTGCCCCGGACAATTGTCGGCCTCTTGATTGTGTCGTTGTAGATAGTCGCAATGGTTCGTATCCGAGTGGGGTCGATATTCCGGCATTGCGGGATATGGGATTGACGGTGGAGGACCATCAATTGGTGACAGAGAAGAGTGCCCCGTACATCGATGGACAATTGTTGGCCGAATTGTTGGTTTCTCTCTGTTGA
- a CDS encoding bifunctional folylpolyglutamate synthase/dihydrofolate synthase: MTHIHDYSQLTEYMDRLGLFHMDLSLDRMKAFMTNHGPIDFPVVHVVGTNGKGSTSAFFSSMARAHGLTVGGFSSPHFVTPRERVHINGTMVSRETWVELANAVLSSPGGDALTYFEFQTCLAVLAFEREGVDVAVMEAGLGGRFDATNVLNPGLTLFTPIGMDHEKILGPTLTDIATDKAGAIQSASVAVTGAQEPDAMIQLQDRAQTVGARLMYAVDLADPVRDVPLGLQGIHQTMNARLALAGWRWFATEHSVSSDSACETAGLKSAFIPGRLQTVFVHGRKIVLDGAHNSHALIALSAALKAQDLRPGCVIFTCLKDKTLAPMIPLVQSLTDGPILVPSMEGQRAQSAESLANSLGEKAQPVPSMQAALEMGADFEGTTLVCGSLYLLAEFYKLYPDFLTV; the protein is encoded by the coding sequence GTGACACACATACATGATTATTCCCAACTGACTGAGTACATGGATCGGCTCGGACTCTTTCATATGGATTTGAGTCTGGACCGCATGAAGGCCTTTATGACCAACCATGGTCCCATTGATTTTCCCGTGGTGCATGTCGTTGGAACCAATGGTAAAGGATCAACCTCTGCCTTTTTCAGTTCCATGGCTCGTGCCCACGGCCTGACAGTGGGGGGCTTTTCGTCTCCCCATTTCGTGACACCGCGAGAACGGGTGCATATCAACGGAACCATGGTGTCCCGTGAGACGTGGGTGGAGCTGGCCAATGCCGTGCTGTCCTCGCCCGGCGGTGATGCCTTGACCTATTTTGAATTCCAGACCTGTCTGGCCGTCCTCGCATTTGAGCGGGAAGGGGTGGACGTCGCCGTGATGGAAGCGGGATTGGGCGGTCGATTCGATGCCACCAATGTCCTGAATCCGGGGCTGACGTTGTTCACGCCGATCGGTATGGATCATGAAAAGATTTTGGGGCCGACGTTGACGGATATTGCCACGGACAAGGCCGGAGCCATCCAGTCTGCCAGTGTGGCAGTAACCGGCGCGCAGGAACCCGATGCCATGATTCAATTGCAGGATCGTGCCCAGACCGTTGGCGCACGGTTGATGTATGCCGTTGATTTGGCCGACCCGGTTCGGGATGTGCCATTGGGACTTCAGGGGATTCATCAGACCATGAATGCTCGGCTTGCCCTGGCAGGCTGGCGGTGGTTTGCCACCGAACACTCCGTGTCGAGTGATTCTGCGTGTGAGACCGCAGGACTGAAGTCCGCCTTCATTCCCGGTCGATTGCAGACTGTTTTTGTCCACGGGCGAAAGATCGTGCTCGATGGAGCACACAACAGTCACGCGCTGATCGCGTTGTCCGCAGCATTGAAAGCGCAGGATCTCCGTCCAGGGTGCGTGATCTTTACCTGTTTGAAAGACAAGACCCTGGCTCCGATGATTCCATTGGTACAAAGCTTGACAGACGGCCCGATTTTGGTGCCTTCAATGGAGGGGCAAAGAGCGCAGAGTGCCGAGTCGTTGGCAAATTCCCTTGGTGAAAAGGCGCAACCCGTTCCATCGATGCAAGCAGCACTTGAAATGGGAGCAGACTTCGAGGGAACGACACTTGTGTGCGGGTCCTTGTACTTGTTGGCGGAATTCTATAAATTGTACCCGGACTTTTTGACTGTTTAA
- the selA gene encoding L-seryl-tRNA(Sec) selenium transferase — MRHIFRALPSMDHILASFVEKGGFHGVPRPLVKDLVNDFMDICREEIRSGVITDPEQVALEVLLPRLTAFIRVQARPHFRRVLNGTGVVIHTNLGRSLLAKSAIKAVTEACGHYSNCEFDLSTGHRGSRYSHVEKLLCDITGAEAALVVNNNAAAVFIMLETLAKDREVIVSRGQLVEIGGSFRIPDVMTKSGAILHEVGATNRSHVHDYESAINDNTGALMRVHTSNFRVVGFTKEVTLPEMRALGDTYHLPVIEDLGSGSLYSFEGSGLLGEPTVQQTVAQGADVVSFSGDKVLGGPQAGIIVGRKEYIDRIKKNPINRAMRIDKMTLAALEATLRLYLDMDEAPRSVPTLKMITASPEALKSKARRLADAIRLSLGDRAEVSMKKGASRVGGGAFPEYDLPGTMVSVTVANISVGDLKDALLQTDPPLVARIEDDAFLLDPRTLASTELKLAASVLEQAVVSLTEK; from the coding sequence ATGCGTCACATTTTCAGGGCCTTGCCGTCCATGGACCATATCCTTGCATCCTTTGTTGAGAAAGGTGGTTTTCATGGTGTGCCACGGCCATTAGTCAAAGATTTGGTGAATGATTTCATGGATATATGCCGGGAAGAAATTCGTTCTGGCGTTATTACCGACCCGGAGCAGGTGGCTCTCGAAGTCCTGTTGCCCCGGTTGACCGCGTTTATTCGCGTCCAGGCCCGGCCACATTTCAGGCGGGTTCTCAACGGGACCGGTGTCGTTATTCACACCAATCTGGGCCGGTCGCTTTTGGCAAAATCGGCCATCAAGGCCGTGACCGAGGCGTGTGGACATTATTCCAATTGTGAATTTGATCTGTCCACGGGCCATCGTGGGAGCCGATATTCCCATGTGGAGAAGCTCTTGTGTGACATCACGGGAGCCGAAGCCGCTCTGGTCGTCAACAACAATGCGGCAGCGGTGTTCATCATGCTGGAAACCCTGGCCAAAGACCGGGAAGTGATCGTGTCCCGGGGGCAGTTGGTGGAGATCGGAGGGTCGTTTCGTATCCCGGATGTCATGACGAAATCCGGGGCCATTTTGCATGAGGTCGGTGCGACCAATCGAAGCCATGTGCATGATTACGAAAGTGCTATCAACGACAATACGGGCGCGCTTATGCGGGTTCATACCTCCAATTTCCGCGTGGTGGGTTTTACCAAGGAAGTGACCCTGCCGGAAATGCGTGCGTTGGGCGATACATATCATTTGCCGGTCATTGAGGATTTGGGCAGTGGATCACTGTATTCGTTCGAGGGAAGTGGTTTGCTCGGAGAGCCGACGGTTCAGCAGACTGTGGCCCAGGGCGCGGATGTGGTGTCTTTTTCCGGGGACAAGGTGCTTGGCGGTCCGCAGGCCGGGATCATTGTCGGTCGCAAGGAGTACATAGACCGGATCAAGAAGAACCCGATCAATCGGGCCATGCGCATCGATAAAATGACGCTGGCCGCATTGGAAGCGACCTTGCGACTCTATCTGGATATGGACGAGGCACCCCGTTCGGTGCCGACGTTGAAGATGATTACGGCATCGCCCGAGGCCCTGAAAAGCAAGGCGCGTCGCCTTGCGGACGCCATTCGGCTCTCACTTGGTGACCGGGCCGAGGTCTCCATGAAAAAAGGCGCGTCCCGCGTGGGTGGTGGTGCGTTTCCTGAATATGACCTGCCCGGGACCATGGTTTCGGTGACGGTTGCGAATATTTCCGTGGGTGATCTGAAAGATGCGTTGCTTCAGACCGACCCGCCGCTGGTGGCGCGTATCGAGGATGATGCCTTTCTACTTGATCCGCGAACGCTGGCTTCGACCGAACTCAAATTGGCCGCCTCCGTGTTGGAGCAGGCCGTGGTTTCCCTGACCGAAAAATAA